The Nitrososphaerales archaeon genomic sequence CCTAAATGGAGCAAATGTGAGTCAAGATGTCCTGACTGTTTGGGATGTGTAATGACTGATTCTCGATTCTGTAGAACCTGCGGCGCATATCCAATAAAACCTGTATAGCAAAAAAGGAAGTCACTTGTATTTTCTAGGATTCTTCAGGAATATTCTCTTACATCCATCACAGCAGAACCAGTATGTTTTGCCTTCATGCGCTAAGATCACAGCGTCATCTTCTTCCAACTCGATGCCGCAGACAGGGTCGACTGGCATAATGCCAATTGAAGGAAATTTCTATTTAAGCCTTCGCTGAATATTCAAATAGGATTTATACACAAGCAATATGACGATATGCATGTCTGGAAGCACAGCAACAGAAAATTCTCAACCGCAGGCACAGGGAGAACAGGATCTGATAAAGATCTTTGAGACACTAGTTGCCAAGTATGGAAGGACACAGAATCTTAATATGTTCAAGTATTTTCATAGCCCTGGATTTTCAAAAAAGCATCCAGCGGATGTTAATACTATCCGCTACATATTAGACGGGAACAAGGTAAAGGTTAGTTGCATCTGTGGAGCTTCTATGGACTTGACCGATTACACCAAACTTGATAAAGCATAATCATCACTTTGGTCGGGTCGAATTCATGAAGGAGTTGTAGCAGCCGTTGCAGCAGAAATAAAGGATTTGATTTTTTAATGTTAGCTCCCTTGCCTTTCGTGTTATTTCACCCTTGCACCAATCACATTCGGCCTTCAATGCCATTCCCTGTTTTACATTAATGCCCAGATCGTTTTTAATCACCTTGGTAACTATCTGTGTATATACCACGCTAACACCTTCTATCTTTTTAGTGATGCTGTCAATGAACTCGTGTAACTCATTTGCATCACCTACCATTACACGAAGCATCACATTACCTTCTCCAGTTATTGCGAATATATCCTTTACAGCATCTAAACCGCTGAGTTCGTGAATTACATCATCGATGTTCTTTCCCGATATCTTCAG encodes the following:
- a CDS encoding YHS domain-containing protein, coding for MPVDPVCGIELEEDDAVILAHEGKTYWFCCDGCKRIFLKNPRKYK
- a CDS encoding winged helix-turn-helix transcriptional regulator, which produces MPVTLDRHDVAILSVLMSDARASYRQVARQTNLSVPTVKMRVDRMIRLGLIKKFAPVFDVTKLAHGLVALITLKISGKNIDDVIHELSGLDAVKDIFAITGEGNVMLRVMVGDANELHEFIDSITKKIEGVSVVYTQIVTKVIKNDLGINVKQGMALKAECDWCKGEITRKARELTLKNQILYFCCNGCYNSFMNSTRPK